In the genome of Arthrobacter sp. PAMC25284, the window CAGATCCTGCGGCTCCAGCGGCCCGTACCCCAGCTCCCAGCCGGCGGCCTTCGCTGCCGTGAAGAGGGCGCCCTGGGAGGTACCGGGCAGGATGCCGCTGTCCTGTTGCGGCGTGATCAGCCGACGGACCGTCCGGACCCCGCCGGCGCCGTCGTCCGAGGTTTCCAAATGCGCCAGCAGCACGGTCGACGTCGGCCCTTCAAGGACCCGTCCGTCCGCTGAGGTGAAGATGACGTCGTCGGCACCCTGCCGGTGCGCGTACCGCAGGGCGGCCATGTTCACGGCATAGGACAGTGTTTTGGCCCCGAGCAGCAGCCAGGGGGCGCGTTCGCCGACCTCGCTGTCATAGCCGCGCTCCAGCAGGATCACGTCGAGTCCGGTCTCGCGCTGGCGGCGGCCGGCCGGGGACGGCCGGGATGCCTGGACCCAGCAGATGGGGCCGTCGCCGCCCTCGACGCCGCGGGTGGCAATCAGTTTGATAACTGCCTCATCGGCGGGCGTGTCTGCACTATCGCCCGCATGGCCGTCGGGATCGAGGGCGTCCGGGACGGGCGCTGGCCGGCCCCGGTACTCGCTGAGGGCCGTGCCAATCGCGCGCCGCCACACGTCTTCGACGGGGATGTCCAGTTCCAGGAGGCGGGCCGATCCTGCCAGCCGGTCCAGATGGGCCTGAAGCTTCCGGGGCTGGCCGCCGACGGCCAGCAGCGACTCGAAAACACCGTCGCCACGGGTGGCCCCCTGGTCTGTGGCCATCAGTTGCGGTTTTGACGCGTCAGCCAGGCGGCCGTCCTCGAATGCGGGATCCAGGAAGACCAGAACCGTGACAGGAGCGGAAACGCCAGCAGCAGAAGTCATGGCATCAGCTTAGTGCGCGGCGTCCCGGGATAGGATTTGGTCGTTGCCCGATCCGGAACAGTTCCGCGGGCCTGTAGCTGGAGGGGTTCGCCTGTGTTGTGGCCGATACCGTTGGCGGGAACTCTCCCGCCCTGGCTGATCGTGGTCCTGACCCTGATCGACCTCGCCATCCGGGTGCTGGCGCTGGGAATCATCCCCGGTAACCGCCGGCCCACCACGGCGATGGCGTGGCTGCTGGTCATCTTCTTCGTTCCCTCCGTGGGCCTGACGCTGTTCCTGCTCTTCGGCAACTTCCGCCTTTCCCGCCGCCGCCGGGCGCAGCAGCAGGCCATCAACACGCGCGTCCGGGCCGGCACCTCCGAGCTGGCAAGTATGGAAAGTGACTATAGCGGCCCGGAATGGGTCGCGTCAGCGGCCGAATTGAACAAGACCCTGGGCTCGCTGCCGATGGTGGACGGCAACAGCGTCGAGCTGCTGCCGGGCTACCCGGACTCCATCAAGGCGATGGCCGCCGCGGTCCGGGAGGCCAAGACCTTCGTTAACGCCGAGTTCTACATCATGAGCGCCGATCATGTCACCGATGATCTGCTGACCGCGCTGGAGGAGGCGGCGGAGCGGGGCGTCGAGGTGCGGCTCCTCTTCGATCACCTGGGCACGCTGCGGATCCAGGGCTACCGGAAGTTGATCCGGCGGCTCAAGGCGAGCAAGATCCGCTGGCGGCCCATGCTGCCGCTGAGCCCGGTGCACGGGCAATGGCGGCGCCCGGACTTGCGCAACCACCGCAAGATCATGGTCATTGATGGCGAGATGGCCTTTACCGGATCGCAGAACCTCATAGAGCCGTCCTACAACAATTCCAAGCACCGCAAACTGGGCCGGGAATGGGTGGAACTCATGGCGTGCCTGCGCGGACCGATCGTGACGACCCTCAACGTGGTTTTTGCCACCGACTGGCTCAGCGAAACTGATGAATCGCTGGAGGAGCAGTTGCGGCACCGGCCCGAACCGTCTCCCGGGCACGTCACGGCGCAGGCAGTCCCCAGCGGGCCTGGCTTCATCACCGAGAACAACCTGCGGCTGTTCAACACGCTGATTTACTCGGCGCAGCACAGGATCTCCATCTGCAGCCCGTACTTCGTCCCGGACGATTCCCTGCTCTACGCAGTGACCACCGCGGCGCAGCGCGGCGTCGACGTTGAGCTCTTCGTTTCGGAGAAAGGCGATCAGTTCCTGGTCCACCACGCGCAGCAGTCCTTCTACAAGGCCCTGCTGGAGGCCGGAGTAAGGATCTACCTGTACCGGGCCCCGTTTGTGCTCCATGCCAAGCACTTCACGATTGATGACGAGGTCGCGGTCCTGGGTTCGAGCAACATGGACATGCGGTCCTTCTCGCTGAACCTTGAAGTCTCCGTGATGCTGCTCGGTTCGGACATTGTGCAGCGGGTCCGCGCGGTGGAGGACACCTACCGCGACATCTCGAAGGAGCTGTTGCTGGAGGACTGGCTCAAACGTCCGATGCGGGCCAAGTACGTCGATAACGTTGCACGGCTGACTGCGACGCTGCAGTAGGCGTGCTGTCGGCCCGTGGCGGGCAGGGGCCGGTCTCAGCCGGCCGGGAACTCCGCGTTGAGCGTCGAGAGTACCCCGAACGCCTTGGTCCGGATTTCGTCGTATTCCTCCTGCGGTGAGGAATCCGCTGTGATGGCGCCTCCAACGCCAAGGCTGAGTTCGGCGGTCCCGTCGCCGGCCGCGCCGGGGCTGATCACGAGGGTTCTGATCGCGACGGCGAGGTCGCTCGCGCCGGTGAGCGAGAAGTAGCCGATGGCGCCGGAATAGACGCCCCGCGGTGCGGCTTCGAGCCGGTCCAGAACTGCCATGGTGCTGACTTTGGGTGCGCCCGTCATGGACCCGGCCGGGAAACAGGCGGCCACGGCTTCGGCGGGCGGCACCCCCGGTTCGAGCCGGGCGTCGATGGTGCTGACCATCTGGTGCACGGTGGCGTAACTTTCGATCGCGCACAGCCGGCTGACCGAGACTGACCCCGGCACGGCGAAACGGCTGAGATCGTTGCGGAGCAGGTCCACGATCATGATGTTTTCCGCCCGGTCCTTGGCGGACCGCCCGAGATCATGGCGCAGCGCCTCGTCCTTGCCTAGGTCAGCGTCCCGACGGCGGGTTCCCTTGATCGGTTCGGCCCGCATCGTGCCGTCGGCCGCGATCTTGAGGAAGCGTTCAGGAGAGGTGCTGGCGACGGTGAGATCCCCGAAACGCAGGTAGCTTGCGAACGGGGCCGGGTTCCTCCGGCGCAGCGCAAGATAGGTCTGCCACGGGTCCAGCGCATCCGGTCCGCCGGGTGCCAGCGCCACCGACGCCGTCAGTGCGGTGGTCAGGCAGACTTCGTAGGTATTCCCCTCGAAGATTTCACGCTGGGACTCGGCGATCTTGGCCTTGTAGCCGGACTCGGTATCCCGCGCCCGGAAGGTCAGCCCGGCCCCGCCGGGAATAAGGAACTCCGGGGCCGCCGGTGCCGCGGCTGCCGAGTGCACGGCCGCGCGGGCTGCCTCGAGCCAGGCCTCCGCATCGGGAGCGTCGAGCGTCAGCAGCCAGACTGTGCCTTCGACGTGGTCCAGGACCACGGCGCGGCCAGCGAAGAGCAGGCAGGCGTCCGGGGTGGGCGCCGTGACATCGCTGCCGCCGGTCTCACGCTTGAGCTCGTAGCCGAGGTAGCCGAGCCAGCCCAGGGTGAATTCGCACGGATAGTCCTCGGGACTGCGGAGGTCGCGGCGGCCCCAGGCGCTGTCCAGCCAGCGGAAGAATCCTCCCTCAGTTGTCACCGTGGAAGTGCCGACGCTCACGAAGGTTCTGCCGGAGCTGTGCCGGACTGACTGTCCGAAGGGTCCGCCGTCATCAGCGAGGATACTGAAGCGGCTGCGTTCCGCCGCCGCAGGGGCGAGCCCTTCCGGGGGCAGCGAGGAGTCGAGCCACACCGCATTGGGGGAGCGCCCGTACAGCGTCTTGAAGACTCTGGCGGTGTCCGGTGCCGCGGTCAGCCGTTCGGACCGGAGCCGGAGTCCGCGCCGGGTGGCCAGGTCGGGCAGG includes:
- a CDS encoding aminodeoxychorismate lyase, yielding MTSAAGVSAPVTVLVFLDPAFEDGRLADASKPQLMATDQGATRGDGVFESLLAVGGQPRKLQAHLDRLAGSARLLELDIPVEDVWRRAIGTALSEYRGRPAPVPDALDPDGHAGDSADTPADEAVIKLIATRGVEGGDGPICWVQASRPSPAGRRQRETGLDVILLERGYDSEVGERAPWLLLGAKTLSYAVNMAALRYAHRQGADDVIFTSADGRVLEGPTSTVLLAHLETSDDGAGGVRTVRRLITPQQDSGILPGTSQGALFTAAKAAGWELGYGPLEPQDLLDADAVWLISSIRLLAPVNHIDGHEIGTRERRAQLTAELNALYATIG
- the cls gene encoding cardiolipin synthase translates to MLWPIPLAGTLPPWLIVVLTLIDLAIRVLALGIIPGNRRPTTAMAWLLVIFFVPSVGLTLFLLFGNFRLSRRRRAQQQAINTRVRAGTSELASMESDYSGPEWVASAAELNKTLGSLPMVDGNSVELLPGYPDSIKAMAAAVREAKTFVNAEFYIMSADHVTDDLLTALEEAAERGVEVRLLFDHLGTLRIQGYRKLIRRLKASKIRWRPMLPLSPVHGQWRRPDLRNHRKIMVIDGEMAFTGSQNLIEPSYNNSKHRKLGREWVELMACLRGPIVTTLNVVFATDWLSETDESLEEQLRHRPEPSPGHVTAQAVPSGPGFITENNLRLFNTLIYSAQHRISICSPYFVPDDSLLYAVTTAAQRGVDVELFVSEKGDQFLVHHAQQSFYKALLEAGVRIYLYRAPFVLHAKHFTIDDEVAVLGSSNMDMRSFSLNLEVSVMLLGSDIVQRVRAVEDTYRDISKELLLEDWLKRPMRAKYVDNVARLTATLQ
- the pabB gene encoding aminodeoxychorismate synthase component I — protein: MNPAPVIIAIDGRSGSGKTTLAIELAARLREHHKVSLFHLEDIYPGWNGLSAGVERYVSTVLTPLHRGETAEWVSWDWDKHYDGETRTTPPSEIVIVEGVGAGSASARPFLDAVIWADSPDADRRRRALARDGDTYAPFWEQWAGQEAEWLEADDVPAHADVQVVNLADGASPSDVLQSLQYLPALAPILLPDLATRRGLRLRSERLTAAPDTARVFKTLYGRSPNAVWLDSSLPPEGLAPAAAERSRFSILADDGGPFGQSVRHSSGRTFVSVGTSTVTTEGGFFRWLDSAWGRRDLRSPEDYPCEFTLGWLGYLGYELKRETGGSDVTAPTPDACLLFAGRAVVLDHVEGTVWLLTLDAPDAEAWLEAARAAVHSAAAAPAAPEFLIPGGAGLTFRARDTESGYKAKIAESQREIFEGNTYEVCLTTALTASVALAPGGPDALDPWQTYLALRRRNPAPFASYLRFGDLTVASTSPERFLKIAADGTMRAEPIKGTRRRDADLGKDEALRHDLGRSAKDRAENIMIVDLLRNDLSRFAVPGSVSVSRLCAIESYATVHQMVSTIDARLEPGVPPAEAVAACFPAGSMTGAPKVSTMAVLDRLEAAPRGVYSGAIGYFSLTGASDLAVAIRTLVISPGAAGDGTAELSLGVGGAITADSSPQEEYDEIRTKAFGVLSTLNAEFPAG